From Dasypus novemcinctus isolate mDasNov1 chromosome 8, mDasNov1.1.hap2, whole genome shotgun sequence, the proteins below share one genomic window:
- the LOC101425356 gene encoding olfactory receptor 1J4-like, with protein MRWENQSSVSEFLLLGLPIRPEQQGVFFALFLGMYLTTVLGNLLIILLIRLDSRLHTPMYFFLSYLALTDVSLSSVTVPKMLMNMQTQNRSISYQGCISQMYFYLIFACMDNLLLTVMAYDRYVAICHPLHYTSIMREELCALLVAGSWILSCGSSLLHTLLLAQLSFCTDNIISHFFCSLPILLKLSCSDTSLNELVIFIVATALGIFPLSAILVSYGCIWASILRVPSTKGVYKVLSTCGSHLCVVSLFYGTIMALYFSPSSNNSNGKEMTASLMYTVVTPMLNPFIYSLRNRDMKLALGILFRSDILYSN; from the coding sequence ATGAGGTGGGAGAACCAGAGCAGCGTGTCGGAATTCCTCCTCCTGGGACTCCCCATCCGACCAGAGCAGCAGGGCGTATTCTTCGCcctcttcctgggcatgtacctcACCACGGTGCtggggaacctgctcatcatcctgctCATCAGGCTGGACTCTCGcctccacacccccatgtactttttcctcagcTACTTGGCTCTCACTGACGTCTCCCTTTCATCAGTCACTGTTCCAAAGATGCTGATGAACATGCAAACTCAGAACCGATCCATATCCTATCAAGGATGCATTTcacagatgtatttttatttaatttttgcttgCATGGACAACCTTCTTCTCACAGTGATGGCTTATGACAGGTATGTGGCCATTTGTCACCCTCTACACTATACCAGCATCATGAGAGAAGAGCTGTGTGCCTTGCTGGTAGCTGGCTCCTGGATTCTCTCCTGTGGCAGTTCCCTCTTGCACACCCTCCTTCTAGCTCAACTGTCCTTCTGCACTGACAATATTATCTCTCATTTTTTCTGTAGTCTCCCAATCCTGCTCAAGTTGTCTTGCTCAGACACCTCTTTAAATGAGCTGGTTATTTTTATTGTAGCAACTGCACTTGGCATATTTCCATTGAGTGCCATCCTTGTCTCGTATGGCTGCATTTGGGCCTCAATCCTGAGGGTCCCCTCAACCAAAGGTGTCTACAAAGTCTTGTCCACCTGTGGCTCTCACCTCTGTGTGGTGTCTCTATTCTATGGAACAATTATGGCCCTGTACTTTTCCCCCTCATCAAACAACTCCAATGGCAAAGAGATGACTGCCTCGTTGATGTATACAGTGGTGACCCCTATGTTGAACCCTTTCATATACAGCCTAAGAAACAGAGATATGAAATTGGCTCTGGGGATACTTTTCAGAAGCGATATCCTTTACTCGAATTGA